A region of Clostridium acetobutylicum ATCC 824 DNA encodes the following proteins:
- a CDS encoding tRNA1(Val) (adenine(37)-N6)-methyltransferase encodes MDLVKIDETLDDLQIKDIHIIQKKEGFRFGVDAVLLANYAKVKSNQTVIDLCSGTGIIPFIIQGKKSPRHITGIEIQEDMVQMANRTVLYNKFQEKIKFINEDIKNLAELKKLERVDVVTVNPPYKLRNSGIVNEFDKNAIARHEICCTLEDVIKAARTLLKDNGRLFMVHRPERLADILCLMREYKIEPKSIKMVYPSVNKAPNIVLIEGQRDGGAFLKWEKSLYIHKENGEYTEELNEIYGR; translated from the coding sequence ATGGATTTGGTTAAAATAGATGAAACACTTGATGATTTGCAAATAAAGGATATTCATATAATACAAAAAAAAGAAGGCTTTAGATTTGGAGTTGATGCAGTTTTACTAGCCAATTATGCCAAAGTTAAAAGCAATCAAACTGTAATAGATTTATGTAGTGGCACAGGAATAATTCCATTTATTATACAGGGAAAAAAATCTCCAAGGCATATTACAGGAATTGAAATTCAGGAAGATATGGTACAGATGGCTAATAGAACTGTTTTATATAATAAATTTCAAGAGAAAATAAAATTTATAAATGAAGATATTAAAAATTTGGCTGAATTAAAAAAGTTAGAAAGAGTAGATGTTGTAACAGTAAATCCACCATATAAGCTTAGAAATTCTGGAATTGTAAATGAATTTGATAAAAATGCTATTGCAAGACATGAGATATGCTGCACTTTAGAAGATGTAATAAAGGCGGCTAGAACTCTCTTAAAAGACAATGGTAGACTTTTTATGGTGCATAGACCCGAAAGACTTGCGGATATACTATGTCTTATGAGAGAGTATAAAATAGAACCAAAGTCTATAAAAATGGTTTATCCCAGTGTAAATAAAGCACCAAATATAGTTTTAATAGAGGGGCAAAGAGACGGAGGAGCATTTTTAAAGTGGGAAAAGTCTCTCTATATACACAAAGAGAATGGGGAGTATACAGAGGAATTGAATGAGATATATGGAAGGTAG
- a CDS encoding DUF362 domain-containing protein, whose amino-acid sequence MAYKITDACVSCGSCASECPVSAISQGDTQFVIDADTCIECGNCANVCPVGAPVQE is encoded by the coding sequence ATGGCATATAAAATAACAGACGCTTGTGTTAGTTGTGGTTCATGTGCTTCAGAATGTCCAGTTAGCGCTATAAGCCAAGGAGATACTCAATTCGTAATTGATGCTGATACATGCATTGAATGTGGAAACTGTGCTAATGTTTGCCCAGTAGGAGCTCCAGTTCAAGAGTAA
- a CDS encoding OmpA/MotB family protein: MKRKKHEEPENSERWLLTYSDLITLLMAFFIVMYASSTVSKEKFAQIAQSLKVGFNGASGKTVIGNQDAVDIKSTSSYVTQEASKQSASAEKAEENKLKDVKKKIDQYVNQNGMQGSVSTNLQEKGLVVSIVDTLMFDTGRAEVKPDFQKKLVEIGEILKTIDNYIRIEGHTDNTPISNSQYASNIELGSARSNNVEHLFIDVSKIPVTQMYTVSYADTRPVADNNSEAGKARNRRVDIVILNSKFNAVEQESSGK, encoded by the coding sequence TTGAAAAGGAAAAAACACGAGGAACCGGAAAATTCAGAACGTTGGCTTTTGACATATTCAGATTTAATAACGCTTCTTATGGCATTTTTTATAGTTATGTATGCCTCAAGTACAGTGAGTAAGGAAAAGTTTGCTCAAATTGCGCAATCTCTTAAAGTTGGTTTCAACGGTGCTAGTGGTAAAACAGTTATTGGTAATCAGGATGCTGTAGACATAAAGTCCACAAGCAGTTATGTTACTCAAGAAGCTAGTAAGCAAAGCGCTTCTGCTGAAAAAGCAGAGGAAAATAAACTTAAGGATGTAAAGAAAAAGATAGACCAGTATGTAAACCAAAACGGTATGCAGGGCAGTGTTAGCACAAATTTACAGGAAAAAGGATTAGTAGTTAGTATAGTTGATACACTCATGTTTGATACAGGAAGAGCAGAGGTAAAACCGGACTTTCAGAAAAAGTTAGTTGAGATAGGAGAAATATTAAAAACTATTGATAACTATATAAGAATCGAAGGGCATACGGATAATACCCCTATAAGCAATTCTCAATATGCATCAAATATTGAACTAGGCTCTGCTAGATCAAATAATGTTGAACACCTTTTTATAGATGTTTCTAAAATACCAGTTACTCAAATGTACACAGTAAGTTATGCGGATACAAGACCTGTGGCAGATAATAATTCAGAAGCAGGAAAAGCTAGAAATAGAAGAGTTGATATTGTAATATTGAATAGTAAATTTAATGCTGTGGAACAAGAGAGCAGCGGCAAATAA
- a CDS encoding sigma factor G inhibitor Gin, whose protein sequence is MKKTCIICRKPLKDGIIINGKGICKSCEKRLVKLQCGNDFYEYYKKCIKVRIIHNERRRYKIGAYECIKTP, encoded by the coding sequence ATGAAAAAAACTTGCATTATATGCAGAAAGCCTCTAAAAGATGGTATAATAATAAATGGAAAAGGTATTTGTAAAAGCTGTGAAAAGAGATTAGTTAAGCTACAATGTGGAAATGATTTTTATGAGTATTACAAAAAATGCATAAAAGTTAGAATAATTCACAATGAGAGAAGACGATATAAAATTGGAGCATATGAATGTATAAAAACTCCATGA
- a CDS encoding aminotransferase class I/II-fold pyridoxal phosphate-dependent enzyme, whose product MSKTPIIDGIMKYISEKNNLFCTPGHKGGRGFANSEGGRSLYENIIKIDLTEVDGLDNLHDPQGIIKESEERLRDLYESKKSYFLVNGSTSGNLAMIFSCFNEGDKVIVERNCHKSIFNGIILRKLNPVYIKNYFDEDINAPLSIDEEYFFKIIRENMDAKGIILTYPNYYGVCCDLEAIVREAKKYNMKVLVDSAHGAHFGISEKLPESAVKLGADMVVMSCHKTLPSFTQTAFLHLCGDVEESKVDFYVSSFLSTSPSYMFMSSMDYARCYLEERGKHDYDNLVDLCIKYSKKINEINGLHVLGKSDLRINGKVLNFDATRLVINVEDGCSGFKLYTYLKENRIQPEMCDHRNVVLICSPFDGELQLQNLYNTLRKCNIIKLNDDNKVSVLLSSMPENKFAPYEVLNLESEKINIKDSVGKVCKKALVPYPPGIPVIMPGEVINENVVDIILKAVKDNITVLGIENRNKEITIDVVCED is encoded by the coding sequence TTGTCTAAGACACCAATCATAGATGGAATAATGAAATATATAAGTGAAAAGAATAATCTGTTTTGCACTCCAGGGCATAAGGGAGGCAGAGGATTCGCAAATAGCGAAGGTGGCAGAAGCTTATATGAAAATATCATAAAGATAGATTTAACAGAAGTTGATGGACTTGATAACTTACATGATCCTCAAGGAATTATCAAGGAATCAGAAGAGAGACTTAGAGATTTATATGAAAGTAAAAAATCATATTTTCTTGTTAACGGAAGTACAAGTGGTAATCTCGCTATGATATTTTCATGTTTTAATGAGGGAGACAAGGTAATAGTTGAAAGAAATTGCCATAAATCTATATTTAATGGAATTATACTTAGGAAGCTTAATCCTGTGTATATAAAAAATTACTTTGACGAGGATATAAATGCTCCTTTATCTATAGATGAGGAGTATTTTTTCAAGATTATAAGAGAAAATATGGATGCAAAAGGGATAATACTTACATATCCTAATTACTATGGAGTATGCTGTGACCTTGAAGCTATAGTGAGAGAGGCAAAAAAATATAATATGAAGGTATTAGTTGACTCTGCTCATGGCGCTCATTTTGGTATATCAGAGAAGTTACCAGAAAGTGCTGTTAAGTTAGGAGCAGATATGGTTGTTATGAGTTGTCATAAAACGCTTCCGAGTTTCACACAAACTGCATTTCTTCATTTATGTGGAGATGTCGAGGAAAGCAAAGTTGATTTTTATGTAAGTTCATTTTTGAGTACAAGCCCATCGTATATGTTTATGAGCTCAATGGATTATGCTAGATGCTATCTTGAGGAAAGAGGAAAGCATGATTATGATAACCTGGTAGATTTATGTATAAAGTATTCAAAAAAGATTAATGAAATCAATGGATTGCATGTATTAGGTAAGAGTGATTTAAGGATAAATGGTAAGGTGCTTAATTTTGATGCAACAAGATTAGTTATCAATGTAGAGGATGGTTGCAGTGGGTTTAAATTATATACGTATTTAAAAGAAAATAGAATACAACCTGAAATGTGCGATCATAGAAATGTTGTTTTAATTTGTTCACCATTTGACGGAGAATTGCAGTTACAAAACTTATATAATACACTTAGAAAATGCAATATTATAAAATTAAATGACGATAATAAGGTATCTGTGCTTTTGTCATCTATGCCAGAAAATAAATTTGCCCCGTATGAGGTATTGAATTTAGAAAGTGAAAAGATCAATATTAAAGATAGTGTGGGAAAAGTGTGTAAAAAAGCATTAGTGCCATATCCACCTGGAATACCGGTGATTATGCCAGGAGAAGTAATAAATGAAAATGTTGTTGATATTATATTGAAAGCTGTTAAAGATAACATTACAGTTTTAGGAATTGAAAATCGAAATAAAGAAATTACCATAGATGTAGTTTGTGAAGATTAA
- the rsmI gene encoding 16S rRNA (cytidine(1402)-2'-O)-methyltransferase, with amino-acid sequence MNNGKLFLVGTPIGNLKDITLRALETLQNCDVIAAEDTRQSLKLLNHFDIKKPLISYHKFNENNRSSELMDMVREGKKVALVTDAGMPGISDPGSVIVEKFIENNLEFEVIPGPTALITALVYSGLDTSKFVFRGFLPKETKDRKIVMEEVKNVKDTLIFYEAPHKLLNTLGFLFDNLGDREIAICRELTKLHEEIKHTTLKSAIEFYESTKPKGEYVLIIEGKSEEEIAIEKMSEWQDINVEEHIIKCMEEGLSKKEAIKKVAKARNLSKSEVYKYSIGIN; translated from the coding sequence ATGAATAATGGAAAATTATTTTTGGTTGGAACACCTATAGGAAATTTAAAGGATATAACATTAAGGGCTTTAGAGACACTTCAGAATTGCGATGTTATTGCAGCAGAGGATACAAGACAAAGTTTAAAGCTTTTGAACCATTTCGATATAAAAAAACCTTTAATAAGTTATCATAAATTTAATGAGAATAACAGAAGTTCTGAGTTAATGGATATGGTTAGAGAAGGCAAAAAAGTAGCTTTAGTTACTGATGCAGGTATGCCTGGAATTTCTGATCCTGGAAGTGTTATAGTAGAGAAGTTCATAGAAAATAATCTTGAATTTGAGGTTATACCGGGTCCTACTGCTCTAATTACAGCTTTAGTATACTCTGGTTTAGATACCTCCAAATTTGTATTTAGAGGCTTTCTACCTAAGGAGACAAAAGATAGAAAAATAGTGATGGAGGAAGTAAAGAATGTTAAGGATACTTTAATTTTTTATGAAGCACCTCATAAACTATTAAATACATTAGGGTTTTTGTTCGATAATCTTGGTGATAGGGAAATAGCTATATGTAGGGAATTAACAAAGCTTCATGAAGAGATAAAACATACAACCTTAAAGAGTGCAATTGAATTTTATGAGAGTACTAAACCTAAGGGTGAATACGTACTAATTATAGAGGGGAAAAGCGAAGAGGAAATTGCTATTGAAAAAATGTCCGAATGGCAAGATATTAATGTTGAAGAACATATAATAAAGTGTATGGAAGAAGGACTGTCCAAAAAAGAAGCTATAAAGAAGGTTGCTAAGGCTAGAAATCTTTCTAAATCTGAGGTGTATAAATATTCTATAGGTATAAATTGA
- a CDS encoding M20 family metallopeptidase produces MKQEMLSFLSTIDSALYDLTRYLYDNPEESFHEYKSYSYITKLLESYNFTNIKNYLDINTAFLSQFGEGHPKICFICEYDADVNYGHIYGYNAKTTISVAAALMLSHVIPKVGGSVILLGCPGEFKRGSKTTMFKQGTFEDMDAVLTVQPHTVTAESGTSIASLPLSLILSKTNNLTNTNDSSSSFNTALIIFNTLNHLINISQYKSCIDNLSLSSLVNSESKSSEITFTLKSSSSENILGKQDKIKEFIMGLCNLVSIESELHIKDTPCKELISNATLSRLFSHNLKESEIININGVKNLSSCLSLGIVSHEIPCIHPYVSLTKDSSIKYGTKAFSDETITPYAHNIIMKSSKALALTALDLIENNSLLFEAKSELNHK; encoded by the coding sequence TTGAAACAAGAAATGCTTTCATTTTTAAGTACAATCGATAGCGCACTTTATGATCTCACACGTTATCTATACGATAACCCTGAAGAAAGCTTTCATGAATATAAATCCTATAGCTATATAACAAAGCTTTTAGAATCTTATAACTTTACTAATATTAAAAATTACTTAGATATAAACACAGCTTTTTTATCCCAGTTTGGAGAAGGACATCCAAAAATATGTTTCATATGTGAATATGATGCAGATGTTAATTATGGTCATATATATGGATATAATGCTAAAACTACTATTTCTGTTGCAGCTGCTCTTATGCTTTCACATGTTATTCCTAAGGTTGGTGGAAGTGTTATATTATTAGGTTGTCCAGGTGAATTTAAACGCGGATCAAAGACAACAATGTTTAAGCAGGGTACCTTTGAAGATATGGATGCAGTTTTAACCGTTCAACCACATACTGTGACTGCAGAAAGCGGTACCTCTATAGCCTCACTACCTTTAAGTCTAATTTTATCAAAAACTAATAATTTAACTAATACAAATGATTCATCCTCCTCCTTTAATACAGCTTTAATTATTTTCAATACTCTAAATCATTTAATAAATATATCCCAATATAAATCATGCATAGATAATCTCAGTTTATCAAGTTTAGTTAATTCAGAGTCTAAAAGTTCTGAGATAACTTTTACTCTAAAATCTTCATCTTCTGAAAATATACTCGGAAAGCAAGATAAAATTAAAGAGTTCATAATGGGATTATGTAATCTAGTATCCATCGAATCCGAATTACATATTAAGGATACTCCCTGCAAAGAGCTTATATCTAATGCCACTCTTTCAAGGCTTTTTTCTCACAACTTAAAAGAAAGCGAAATAATAAATATAAATGGAGTTAAAAATCTCTCTTCTTGTCTAAGCCTTGGAATTGTAAGTCATGAAATACCGTGCATACATCCATATGTATCATTAACGAAAGATTCTTCAATAAAATATGGAACAAAGGCTTTTTCAGATGAAACAATTACTCCTTATGCTCATAATATAATTATGAAGTCCTCAAAAGCATTAGCTCTTACAGCTCTTGATTTAATAGAAAATAACAGTCTTTTATTCGAAGCAAAAAGTGAACTAAATCATAAATAA
- a CDS encoding cyclic-di-AMP receptor: protein MKLVICIVQDDDAGELIDVLTDKGLRVTKLATTGGFLKAGNTTLMIGVEEKAVDGVIETIEDVCKTRQQVVTSPSPVAGSTGVYVPYPIDVEVGGATIFVVDVDKFIKI, encoded by the coding sequence ATGAAATTAGTTATATGTATTGTTCAAGATGATGACGCGGGTGAGTTAATTGACGTTTTAACAGACAAAGGATTAAGAGTAACTAAGTTAGCTACTACAGGTGGATTTCTAAAGGCAGGTAATACCACATTAATGATAGGAGTTGAAGAAAAGGCAGTAGATGGTGTTATAGAAACAATAGAAGATGTATGCAAAACGCGTCAGCAAGTTGTAACATCACCTTCTCCAGTTGCAGGTTCCACAGGAGTATATGTGCCTTATCCAATTGATGTTGAGGTTGGTGGTGCAACTATATTTGTGGTGGATGTTGATAAATTTATTAAAATATAA
- a CDS encoding DNA polymerase III subunit delta' codes for MKFENIFGHEAVRKQFDELVKNKRFPHAIMLCGEDGIGKSIVAKEIAAKLLNKTEIKEYADLIEWKILNDKKSISVDQVRKIIEEVNKKPYEGNNKLIVVHDMDYMTIQGQNAFLKTIEEPPLGVYIILLCQSQGRVLDTVRSRCQIYKLNRLDEHEMRKFISGTYNVTNEDEMRTLLAFSDGIPGKVDDFLNDKSLKEIRNMVINAILNIKKLNPKDIVDAANQLSEYKKLWREICNYFVLYIRDALVYKETGNKELLINLDKIEDIKKIASQFSMKQLNRMVEAVNYGQSNLETNVNMPLTYVEMLFKIQEV; via the coding sequence ATGAAATTTGAAAATATATTTGGACATGAAGCTGTTAGAAAACAATTTGATGAATTAGTTAAAAATAAACGTTTTCCACATGCAATTATGTTATGTGGAGAAGATGGCATAGGAAAGAGTATTGTAGCAAAAGAAATTGCTGCAAAGCTTTTAAATAAGACTGAGATAAAGGAATACGCAGATTTAATAGAGTGGAAAATATTAAATGATAAAAAAAGCATATCTGTAGATCAAGTTAGGAAAATAATAGAAGAAGTAAATAAAAAACCATATGAAGGCAATAATAAACTAATAGTAGTTCATGATATGGATTATATGACTATTCAAGGCCAAAATGCCTTTTTAAAAACAATAGAAGAGCCTCCTTTAGGTGTATATATAATATTATTGTGTCAGTCTCAGGGTAGGGTTCTTGATACTGTAAGATCAAGGTGTCAAATTTATAAGCTAAATCGTCTTGATGAACACGAAATGAGAAAGTTTATAAGTGGTACCTATAATGTAACAAATGAAGATGAGATGAGAACATTATTAGCATTTAGTGACGGTATTCCTGGCAAGGTGGATGATTTTTTAAATGATAAATCCTTAAAAGAGATAAGGAATATGGTCATAAATGCTATTTTAAATATAAAAAAGCTTAATCCCAAAGATATTGTGGATGCTGCAAATCAGCTTTCTGAGTATAAAAAATTGTGGCGTGAAATTTGTAATTATTTTGTTTTGTATATAAGAGATGCACTTGTATACAAGGAAACAGGAAACAAGGAACTTTTGATAAATTTAGATAAAATTGAGGATATAAAGAAGATAGCTAGTCAATTTTCCATGAAACAGCTCAATAGAATGGTAGAAGCTGTTAATTATGGACAGTCAAACTTAGAAACAAATGTTAATATGCCTTTAACTTATGTTGAAATGTTGTTTAAAATACAGGAGGTCTAA
- a CDS encoding guanylate kinase, translating into MGKIFCLFGKSNSGKDTIFKKLRDDDSMKLKPIVTYTTRPKRDKEKDGVEYYFIDEKKLNEYESMGKIIEKRTYSTVMGKWHYSTIDDGQIDFESGNYILITTLEAYKSIRNYFGENRIMPFYINVDDGIRLERALKREKGQHNPNYEEVCRRFLADNNDFSEEKLKECGIKKYYNNYDLEKCLCEIKNDINENI; encoded by the coding sequence ATGGGCAAAATATTTTGTTTGTTTGGTAAAAGTAATTCAGGTAAGGATACCATATTTAAAAAACTCAGAGATGATGATAGTATGAAACTAAAACCTATAGTGACATATACTACAAGACCTAAAAGGGATAAGGAAAAAGATGGTGTTGAATATTATTTTATTGATGAAAAAAAATTAAATGAATACGAAAGTATGGGAAAAATAATAGAAAAAAGGACCTACAGTACAGTAATGGGGAAGTGGCATTACTCCACCATTGATGATGGACAAATTGATTTTGAAAGTGGGAATTATATACTTATAACAACGCTTGAGGCATATAAGAGCATAAGAAATTATTTTGGAGAGAATAGGATCATGCCTTTTTATATAAATGTTGATGATGGCATAAGACTTGAAAGAGCATTAAAAAGAGAGAAGGGTCAACACAATCCAAATTATGAGGAAGTGTGTAGGAGATTTTTGGCTGATAATAATGACTTTAGTGAAGAAAAATTGAAGGAATGCGGAATTAAAAAATATTATAATAATTATGATCTTGAAAAGTGTCTTTGTGAAATAAAAAACGATATCAATGAGAATATTTAA
- a CDS encoding motility protein A, which yields MDSIVFVLVALVSVIVGFIIDGGSVINLIHVSPAIIVFGGTIGAVGTSFPIGDIKKLGSIVKVALSKPKSDLPALIAYFKQIAFKTRKEGLLSIEEMISDESVDPFIKKGLQMVVDGIEPQTVKDTLELSVELIEERHNMGASIFQAAGGYAPTLGIIGTVCSLVVVLANLSSDTSQLGESISSAFLATLYGISSANLVYLPIANKLKRYNAIEIQEKNLIIEAILCIQEGINPNTLDEKLKGFLDKKQLQQYESMGAGEGE from the coding sequence TTGGATAGTATTGTATTTGTGTTAGTGGCACTTGTGTCTGTTATAGTTGGATTTATTATTGATGGTGGTTCAGTTATAAATCTTATACATGTTTCACCAGCGATAATTGTTTTTGGAGGAACTATAGGAGCAGTAGGTACATCATTTCCGATTGGAGATATTAAAAAACTTGGAAGTATTGTTAAGGTTGCACTTTCAAAACCTAAATCAGATTTACCTGCACTTATAGCTTATTTTAAGCAAATAGCCTTCAAAACAAGAAAAGAAGGTTTGTTAAGTATAGAAGAAATGATATCTGATGAGAGTGTAGATCCATTTATTAAAAAAGGACTTCAGATGGTAGTAGACGGTATTGAACCGCAGACAGTTAAAGATACATTGGAATTAAGTGTTGAATTAATAGAAGAAAGACATAATATGGGTGCGTCTATATTTCAGGCAGCAGGTGGATATGCTCCTACTCTTGGAATTATAGGTACTGTATGTAGTCTTGTTGTTGTTCTTGCAAATTTAAGTAGTGATACATCTCAGCTTGGTGAATCTATATCATCTGCATTTTTGGCTACACTTTATGGTATAAGTAGTGCGAACTTAGTTTATTTACCAATAGCTAATAAACTTAAGAGATATAATGCAATAGAGATACAGGAAAAAAACTTGATAATCGAAGCAATACTTTGTATTCAGGAAGGTATAAATCCAAATACACTCGATGAAAAACTTAAAGGATTTTTGGACAAGAAGCAACTTCAACAGTATGAAAGTATGGGTGCAGGAGAAGGTGAATAA
- a CDS encoding PSP1 domain-containing protein: MITVVGVRFKKAGKIYYFSPGDLNINKGDDVIVETARGIEYGNCVIGLKQVGEESIVSPLKSVIRVATDEDEIKYRENKNKEKEAFNICLSKIKKHELVMKLIDVEYTFDNNKIIFYFTAEGRVDFRELVKDLASVFRTRIELRQIGVRDEAKMIGGFGVCGRPMCCALYLGDFAPVSIKMAKEQNLSLNPSKISGVCGRLMCCLNYEQETYETIRKRMPKVGSIVSTKEYGKAEVVDNNIIKEAVKIKFTAEDGESISEAEVHIKDLKLISGSYEGNVDESQIKLELEDVDAKEVKELFKTD, from the coding sequence ATGATAACAGTTGTGGGAGTGAGATTTAAAAAGGCAGGAAAGATATATTACTTTTCTCCCGGGGATCTCAATATAAACAAAGGTGATGACGTTATAGTTGAGACAGCAAGAGGAATTGAATACGGTAATTGTGTTATAGGATTGAAGCAGGTAGGGGAAGAGAGTATAGTTTCTCCTTTGAAAAGCGTTATAAGAGTAGCAACAGATGAGGACGAGATAAAATATAGAGAAAATAAGAACAAGGAAAAAGAGGCTTTCAATATTTGCTTGAGTAAAATAAAAAAGCACGAACTTGTAATGAAATTAATAGATGTAGAGTATACTTTTGATAATAATAAAATAATATTTTACTTCACAGCTGAAGGTAGAGTTGACTTTAGAGAACTTGTTAAAGACCTAGCTTCTGTATTTAGAACTAGGATTGAGTTAAGACAGATAGGGGTAAGGGATGAAGCTAAAATGATAGGTGGCTTTGGAGTATGCGGAAGACCTATGTGTTGTGCCCTCTATTTAGGTGATTTTGCACCAGTTTCAATAAAAATGGCCAAAGAACAGAACCTATCGCTTAACCCTTCTAAAATTTCAGGAGTGTGTGGAAGGCTCATGTGTTGTTTGAACTATGAGCAGGAAACTTATGAAACTATAAGAAAAAGAATGCCTAAAGTTGGATCTATAGTAAGTACAAAAGAGTATGGTAAGGCTGAAGTTGTAGATAACAATATAATAAAAGAAGCTGTTAAAATTAAATTTACTGCAGAAGACGGAGAATCAATTTCTGAAGCCGAAGTTCATATAAAGGATTTAAAACTGATATCTGGTTCATATGAGGGAAATGTAGATGAGTCTCAAATAAAGCTAGAGCTTGAAGATGTAGACGCAAAAGAAGTAAAAGAATTATTTAAGACTGATTAG
- a CDS encoding magnesium transporter CorA family protein — protein MISIYKSVDFNNPSKLERLENVEPGCWINVTAPTKQELMLIQKKTNVPMDFLNAAMDDEETSRLEIEDNNILIIVDIPFTEMEDNSLSYDTYPLAIIHTEKEIITICLKNSKVLSDFIEGKVKTFFTFKRSRFILQILYKVATYYLLYLRQIDKKSLMVEKHLHKSLKNKELIQLLSLEKSLVYFSTSLKSNEITLEKMLKLEVMQKYTDDQDVLEDVIIENKQAIEMASIYSDILSGTMDAFASIISNNLNVVIKFLTSVTIILSIPTMISNLFAMNIAGIPLATYRYGFWVICGLMAIISGITGIFLYKKNTF, from the coding sequence ATGATATCCATTTATAAAAGCGTCGATTTCAATAATCCATCAAAGCTTGAAAGACTTGAAAACGTAGAACCAGGCTGTTGGATAAACGTAACAGCACCAACTAAACAAGAGTTAATGCTTATACAGAAAAAAACAAATGTTCCAATGGATTTTCTAAACGCCGCAATGGATGATGAGGAGACTTCTAGATTAGAAATAGAAGATAATAACATTTTAATTATTGTTGATATACCTTTTACTGAAATGGAAGACAACTCTTTATCCTATGATACTTATCCCCTTGCTATAATACACACTGAAAAAGAAATAATAACAATCTGCCTTAAGAATAGTAAAGTATTATCTGATTTTATAGAGGGAAAAGTTAAAACTTTCTTTACCTTTAAACGTTCAAGATTTATATTACAAATATTGTATAAGGTAGCAACCTATTATCTCTTATATCTTAGACAAATTGACAAGAAAAGTCTTATGGTAGAAAAGCATCTTCATAAATCTTTAAAGAATAAAGAACTCATACAGCTTTTATCACTTGAAAAATCACTTGTGTATTTTTCAACCTCACTTAAATCAAATGAAATTACTCTAGAGAAAATGCTTAAATTAGAAGTAATGCAAAAATATACTGATGATCAAGATGTACTTGAGGATGTAATTATTGAAAACAAACAGGCTATTGAAATGGCAAGTATATATAGTGATATACTAAGTGGCACTATGGATGCCTTTGCTTCAATAATATCAAACAACCTAAATGTAGTAATAAAATTTTTAACATCAGTAACAATAATTTTATCTATACCTACAATGATTTCTAATCTATTCGCCATGAACATAGCTGGAATTCCTCTAGCAACTTATAGATATGGCTTTTGGGTGATATGCGGCCTTATGGCAATAATATCAGGTATAACAGGTATATTCTTATATAAAAAGAATACTTTTTAA
- a CDS encoding heavy-metal-associated domain-containing protein — MRTVLKISNMTTSGDISRVRGSISRNEGIIAFHIDRDKLEVEVIYDDRLLNIDDMIDSIEKLGYIII; from the coding sequence ATGAGGACAGTTTTAAAAATAAGTAATATGACTACTTCAGGCGATATATCAAGGGTTAGAGGTTCCATATCTAGAAATGAAGGAATAATAGCATTTCATATAGATAGGGATAAGCTAGAAGTTGAAGTGATTTACGATGATAGACTCCTAAATATAGATGATATGATTGATTCAATAGAAAAATTAGGATACATAATAATTTAA